From a region of the Acidimicrobiales bacterium genome:
- a CDS encoding hydrogenase maturation protease: MAELLVVGYGNDLRRDDRAGREVAARLAERELPHVEIVSVTQLTPELAPVVGGRDTVVFVDASVATDKVAVQSVCASQGGSAVVAHHADPAGLLALAEQLGHRPRRSLWVTIPATDLGFGFELSDGTEAGVDEVVEMIAALRQPGSR; the protein is encoded by the coding sequence GTGGCTGAACTGCTGGTCGTCGGCTATGGCAACGATCTGCGCCGCGACGATCGGGCGGGCAGGGAGGTCGCCGCCAGGCTGGCCGAGCGCGAGCTGCCGCACGTCGAGATCGTGTCGGTCACCCAACTGACCCCCGAGCTGGCGCCCGTTGTCGGCGGCCGTGACACGGTGGTGTTCGTCGACGCATCCGTGGCCACCGACAAGGTGGCGGTACAGAGCGTGTGCGCCTCACAAGGTGGGTCCGCTGTCGTCGCCCATCACGCCGACCCTGCCGGTCTGTTGGCGTTGGCCGAACAACTCGGCCATCGGCCCCGGCGATCTTTGTGGGTCACCATCCCCGCAACAGACCTCGGATTCGGGTTCGAGCTGTCGGATGGAACCGAGGCGGGCGTCGACGAGGTGGTCGAGATGATCGCAGCGCTGCGTCAGCCGGGAAGCCGATAG
- the nuoF gene encoding NADH-quinone oxidoreductase subunit NuoF gives MAAPIDLHEVAERELEAQSRYPWRIKACNSTACLSAGAAATAGAIEGGVAERGLGGDVQVTRTGCMGLCSRGPLVRVIRRGGDETLYGDVTPEVGVDIVESHVVGKRPLADHVLDPDMAFFASQERIVLANSGVIEPDRIESYVAVGGYTALETALTTMTPQQIVETVQRSGLRGRGGAGYPTGNKWALLAAAEADQKYVVANGDEGDPGAYMDRTVMEDDPHRLIEGIAIAAFATGASRAYIYVRAEYPRAVERLDRAIRVARRNRLLGRRILDTDFDLEIEIRIGAGAFVCGEETALLASIEGRRGVPKLRPPYPTERGLWGSPTMINNVETLANISTIISRGADWFSSIGTPTSAGTKVFALAGDLVNTGLIEVPMGVTLRHVVEDIGGGVPGGRQFKAAQTGGPSGGCIPSEFLDTPVDYDSLRKLGSIMGSGGLIVMDEDVGMPGVAKYFMEFSMDESCGKCTPCRAGTVQMHGLLDRIVSGLGTHSDLADLEHLCQMVRDTSLCGLGQAAPNPVLSTLHYFRDEYETLVGGGDGGA, from the coding sequence ATGGCCGCCCCGATCGACCTGCACGAAGTAGCCGAACGCGAGCTCGAGGCGCAGAGCCGCTATCCGTGGCGTATCAAGGCGTGCAACAGCACGGCCTGCCTGTCGGCCGGTGCCGCGGCCACCGCCGGGGCCATCGAGGGCGGCGTCGCAGAGCGAGGCCTTGGCGGCGATGTTCAGGTCACCAGAACCGGCTGCATGGGGCTTTGCAGCCGCGGGCCGCTGGTGCGCGTGATACGTCGCGGCGGAGACGAGACGCTCTATGGCGACGTCACCCCCGAGGTGGGCGTCGACATCGTCGAGTCGCATGTGGTCGGAAAGCGACCGCTCGCAGATCACGTGCTCGACCCCGACATGGCGTTCTTTGCGAGTCAAGAGCGCATCGTTTTGGCCAACAGCGGAGTCATCGAGCCCGACCGCATCGAGTCTTACGTTGCGGTGGGCGGCTACACGGCGCTCGAGACCGCGCTGACCACCATGACGCCCCAGCAGATCGTCGAGACGGTTCAACGATCGGGCCTGCGGGGGAGAGGCGGAGCCGGCTACCCAACGGGGAACAAGTGGGCTCTGCTGGCAGCAGCCGAAGCAGATCAGAAATACGTGGTGGCCAACGGCGACGAGGGTGACCCCGGCGCATACATGGACCGCACGGTCATGGAGGACGACCCGCACCGGCTGATCGAAGGAATCGCGATCGCGGCGTTCGCCACCGGCGCGAGCAGGGCCTACATCTATGTCAGGGCCGAGTATCCGCGGGCGGTCGAGCGGCTGGACCGAGCCATTCGGGTGGCCAGGCGCAACAGGCTGCTGGGGCGCCGCATCCTCGACACCGACTTCGACCTCGAAATCGAGATACGCATCGGCGCCGGGGCGTTCGTGTGCGGCGAGGAGACTGCGCTGCTGGCCTCGATCGAGGGACGACGCGGAGTGCCGAAGCTGCGCCCGCCGTATCCGACAGAACGAGGCCTGTGGGGCTCGCCGACGATGATCAACAACGTCGAGACGTTGGCGAACATCTCGACCATCATCAGCCGAGGAGCGGACTGGTTCTCGTCGATCGGCACGCCCACCAGCGCGGGGACCAAGGTGTTCGCCCTAGCCGGAGACCTCGTGAACACGGGTCTCATCGAGGTTCCGATGGGCGTGACGTTGCGCCACGTGGTCGAAGACATCGGCGGGGGTGTTCCAGGCGGTCGACAGTTCAAGGCCGCCCAGACCGGCGGGCCGTCTGGCGGGTGCATCCCATCTGAGTTCCTCGATACGCCTGTCGACTACGACAGCTTGCGAAAGCTGGGATCGATCATGGGATCGGGTGGTCTGATCGTCATGGACGAAGACGTCGGCATGCCCGGGGTGGCCAAGTACTTCATGGAGTTCTCGATGGACGAGAGCTGCGGCAAGTGCACTCCGTGTCGCGCCGGAACCGTGCAGATGCACGGGCTGCTCGATCGGATCGTCTCAGGGCTAGGAACGCACAGCGATCTCGCAGACCTGGAACACCTGTGCCAGATGGTCAGGGACACATCCCTTTGCGGCCTCGGACAGGCCGCACCCAACCCGGTGCTCAGCACCCTTCACTACTTCAGGGACGAATACGAAACCCTGGTCGGGGGAGGTGACGGCGGTGCGTGA
- a CDS encoding NAD(P)H-dependent oxidoreductase subunit E, whose translation MTAEADLAVRSHPSGDDRFALIDKHLKRVHYGQDQLIETLHIAQDVFGYLSEDVLMYVARALMLPPSMVYGVATFYQLFDFEAPGDHSCTVCTGTACFVKGATDIVTAVEARFEVTAGNTSPDGSLTLRTARCLGSCGLAPVVVLDGVVNAHLGPDETVELLTAALEGET comes from the coding sequence ATGACCGCCGAAGCCGATCTCGCCGTCCGATCGCACCCTTCTGGGGACGACCGGTTCGCCCTGATCGACAAGCACCTGAAGCGGGTGCACTACGGCCAGGACCAGCTCATCGAGACGCTCCACATCGCCCAAGATGTGTTCGGGTACCTGTCCGAAGACGTACTGATGTACGTGGCCCGCGCCCTGATGTTGCCGCCCAGCATGGTGTATGGCGTCGCGACCTTCTACCAGCTGTTCGACTTCGAGGCGCCAGGCGACCACTCGTGCACCGTGTGCACGGGCACCGCCTGTTTCGTCAAGGGTGCAACGGACATCGTCACCGCTGTCGAGGCACGGTTCGAAGTCACGGCGGGCAACACCTCACCAGATGGTTCGCTGACGCTCAGAACGGCCAGGTGCCTCGGCTCGTGCGGATTGGCCCCAGTGGTGGTGCTGGACGGTGTGGTCAACGCACACCTGGGGCCGGACGAGACGGTCGAGCTGCTGACCGCCGCGCTGGAAGGCGAGACCTGA
- a CDS encoding nucleoside 2-deoxyribosyltransferase, whose translation MPNAYLAGPLFDEGERWWIETVERTVAARGFQTFLPHRDNPPKSPDNVREIFANDKAGIDRCDVVVANLNGVITDDGTAWELGYAFAKGKYLIGLHTDWRSRFDHEVVNLMIESSLDVLVHSLAELESALDSFLQR comes from the coding sequence GTGCCCAACGCCTACCTCGCAGGACCACTGTTCGACGAGGGCGAACGGTGGTGGATCGAAACCGTCGAGCGCACCGTTGCAGCGCGGGGTTTCCAGACGTTCCTGCCCCACCGCGACAATCCGCCGAAGTCACCGGACAACGTTCGGGAGATCTTCGCCAACGACAAGGCAGGCATCGATCGATGCGATGTCGTCGTGGCGAACCTCAACGGGGTCATCACCGACGACGGAACGGCGTGGGAACTGGGCTACGCGTTCGCCAAGGGCAAGTACCTGATCGGCCTGCACACCGACTGGCGAAGCCGGTTCGACCACGAGGTGGTGAACCTGATGATCGAGAGCTCGCTCGATGTTCTGGTGCACTCGCTGGCCGAGCTCGAGTCGGCGCTGGACTCGTTCCTGCAGCGCTAG
- the hoxU gene encoding bidirectional hydrogenase complex protein HoxU, protein MRERRPTVDVSFDGVEYEAFADETVLQTARRVGVEIPSLCFLEGLSIWGGCRVCVVEIAEDHRLRPACATPVSQDMEILVDTPKVAAYRRDVIELLFAEGNHVCAVCVSNGNCELQDMAVAVGMDHVRYDQQAPQRKIDASHPKYVFDPNRCILCTRCVRVCDEIEGAHVWDVAMRGRNAELVTELAKPWGESTSCTWCGKCVAACPTGALFFHGRAVGEMRHTPEVIHRLAAARTRGEWLDPKDYS, encoded by the coding sequence GTGCGTGAACGCAGACCAACCGTTGACGTTTCCTTCGACGGGGTCGAGTACGAGGCATTCGCCGACGAGACAGTGCTGCAGACCGCTCGTCGCGTCGGCGTCGAAATACCGTCGCTGTGCTTCCTGGAGGGCCTGTCGATTTGGGGCGGTTGCCGTGTCTGTGTGGTCGAGATCGCAGAAGACCATCGCCTTCGACCGGCCTGCGCCACACCGGTCTCCCAGGACATGGAGATCCTGGTCGATACCCCAAAGGTCGCGGCCTATCGGCGCGACGTCATCGAGTTGTTGTTCGCCGAGGGCAACCACGTGTGTGCTGTGTGCGTGTCCAACGGCAACTGCGAGCTGCAGGACATGGCGGTCGCGGTTGGAATGGACCATGTTCGCTACGACCAGCAGGCGCCGCAGCGCAAGATCGACGCGAGCCACCCCAAGTACGTGTTCGACCCGAACAGGTGCATCCTGTGCACCCGTTGTGTGAGGGTGTGCGACGAAATCGAAGGTGCCCATGTGTGGGATGTCGCCATGCGTGGGCGCAACGCCGAGCTGGTCACCGAGCTGGCAAAGCCGTGGGGTGAGTCGACGTCGTGCACGTGGTGTGGCAAGTGTGTCGCCGCGTGCCCGACCGGCGCCTTGTTCTTCCACGGCAGGGCGGTGGGTGAGATGAGGCACACCCCAGAGGTGATACATCGGCTGGCCGCGGCCCGCACCCGCGGCGAGTGGCTCGATCCGAAGGACTACTCATGA
- a CDS encoding Ni/Fe hydrogenase subunit alpha has protein sequence MAEKIIIDPVTRIEGHAKITISLGDDGRVDDARFHVTEFRGFEEFCRGRPVWEMPSLTARTCGICPVSHLLASAKAGDAIMGAVPPDAAVRLRRVANLGQIIQSHALSFFHLSAPDLLLGMDSNPAERNVFGLMAQQPDLARSGIRLRSFGQSVIEAIAGRKVHSPGIVPGGIASPMTAETRDALRAGLGEARQTAEDALALFVGLLDRFGREADSFGSFPSLHLALANESGVWEHYDGFLRVVDADGSVVADRVEPEQYRSIIGEAGRHDSYLKAPYFKPRVEPSDDPGAGIYRVGPLARLNVCRSMGVPAADAALAEYRSRAGGVANSSFYYHYARLIEIVAATEWMEVLLNDADLLDTRVRSTAGINRSHSVGVSEAPRGTLFHEYSVDDHGLLTDVNMIIATGQNNLAMNATVLQIAREWIDGPDIAEGVLNRIEAGIRAFDPCLSCSTHAVGQMPLAVDLLDAQGRLIGHVERG, from the coding sequence GTGGCCGAAAAGATCATCATCGACCCGGTTACCCGTATCGAGGGGCACGCCAAGATCACGATCTCGCTGGGAGACGATGGCCGCGTCGACGATGCTCGATTCCACGTCACCGAGTTTCGGGGTTTCGAGGAGTTCTGCCGGGGTCGACCGGTGTGGGAGATGCCCAGCCTCACCGCCCGCACCTGCGGTATCTGCCCGGTCAGTCATCTGCTGGCCTCGGCCAAGGCGGGCGACGCGATCATGGGGGCGGTGCCGCCCGACGCAGCCGTGAGATTGCGCCGGGTGGCGAACCTGGGCCAGATCATCCAGTCGCACGCCCTGAGCTTCTTCCACCTGAGTGCCCCCGACCTGCTTCTGGGGATGGACTCGAACCCCGCAGAGCGAAACGTCTTCGGCCTGATGGCCCAGCAGCCCGACCTGGCCCGCAGCGGTATCCGGCTGAGGAGCTTCGGCCAGTCGGTCATAGAGGCCATCGCGGGCCGCAAGGTCCACTCGCCGGGAATCGTGCCAGGCGGCATAGCGTCACCGATGACAGCCGAGACCCGTGATGCGCTTCGGGCCGGCCTGGGCGAAGCCCGTCAGACGGCCGAAGACGCCCTGGCCCTGTTCGTGGGCCTGCTCGACCGGTTCGGCCGCGAGGCCGATTCGTTCGGCTCGTTCCCCAGCCTTCACCTGGCCTTGGCGAACGAAAGCGGAGTGTGGGAGCACTATGACGGGTTCTTGAGGGTCGTCGACGCCGACGGATCCGTCGTCGCCGATCGGGTCGAACCCGAGCAGTACCGGTCGATCATCGGCGAAGCCGGACGCCACGATTCGTATCTGAAGGCACCCTATTTCAAGCCACGGGTGGAGCCATCGGACGATCCCGGCGCAGGCATCTACCGGGTGGGACCCTTGGCGCGACTCAATGTGTGCCGGTCGATGGGCGTGCCCGCAGCCGACGCTGCCCTAGCCGAATACAGGTCCAGAGCCGGTGGTGTAGCCAACTCGTCGTTCTACTACCACTACGCAAGGCTGATCGAGATCGTCGCCGCCACCGAATGGATGGAGGTTCTGTTGAACGATGCAGATCTCCTCGACACCAGGGTCAGGTCGACGGCCGGCATAAACCGCAGCCACAGCGTCGGCGTTTCGGAGGCTCCGCGGGGAACCCTGTTCCACGAGTACTCGGTCGACGATCATGGTTTGTTGACCGACGTGAACATGATCATCGCCACCGGGCAGAACAACCTGGCGATGAACGCCACGGTTTTGCAGATAGCCCGCGAGTGGATCGACGGCCCCGATATCGCCGAAGGGGTGTTGAACCGCATCGAGGCGGGCATCAGGGCCTTCGATCCATGTCTCAGCTGCTCTACCCATGCGGTAGGCCAGATGCCGTTGGCCGTCGACTTGTTGGACGCCCAAGGTCGCCTGATCGGCCACGTCGAGCGTGGCTGA